From a single Pseudophryne corroboree isolate aPseCor3 chromosome 6, aPseCor3.hap2, whole genome shotgun sequence genomic region:
- the STMP1 gene encoding short transmembrane mitochondrial protein 1, whose amino-acid sequence MQEVQDPGLEESRLVLGGDAVIMLQFLLGFAFGNVVGMYLAQNYEVPDIGKKVSDFKKDLEEKKKKPPSD is encoded by the exons ATGCAGGAAGTGCAGGATCCTGGACTGGAGGAGTCGAGGCTGGTGCTGGGAGGAGACGCTGTCATCATGTTGCAATTCTTG CTGGGATTTGCCTTTGGGAACGTGGTGGGGATGTACCTGGCGCAGAATTATGAA GTGCCCGACATTGGGAAAAAAGTTTCAGACTTTAAAAAGGAtctggaagaaaaaaagaagaaacctCCGAGCGATTAA